Proteins encoded together in one Pirellulales bacterium window:
- a CDS encoding serine hydrolase produces the protein MHSNLKRGLGLVLLIACCHGPRPASAQDKPSLSERLLPLIEAHQGRVAVGVERLDGDDRFAYHNDEVFPTASLIKFPVLIELYRQAAEGRVDLKAQVTLRAADKVPGSGILTSHFSDGATFALVDAARLMIAYSDNTATNLVLDQIGIAATGETMRALGCSNTRIHSKVFRGDTSIDPERSKRYGLGSTTAAEMVLLLGKLHRRELVSHEASEAMLAHLKTCDDKHKFRRFLPDDAVLAYKTGSLDAVRTAAGILYPSGGPVALCVLTAENEDRRWTRDNAGDLLCAEIAREVYAAFDRR, from the coding sequence CTGTCACGGCCCGCGACCGGCCTCGGCGCAGGACAAGCCATCTCTCTCCGAACGATTGCTGCCGTTGATCGAGGCCCATCAAGGACGCGTGGCCGTGGGCGTCGAACGCCTGGATGGCGACGACCGCTTCGCCTATCACAACGACGAGGTGTTTCCGACGGCGAGTCTCATCAAGTTCCCGGTGCTGATCGAGCTTTATCGGCAGGCGGCGGAGGGCCGCGTCGATTTGAAGGCCCAGGTCACCTTGCGGGCCGCCGACAAAGTGCCCGGTTCCGGCATTCTCACCTCGCACTTCTCCGACGGCGCGACCTTCGCGCTGGTCGACGCCGCGCGGCTGATGATCGCCTATTCCGACAACACGGCCACCAATCTGGTGCTCGATCAGATCGGCATCGCCGCGACCGGCGAAACGATGCGGGCGCTGGGCTGCTCGAATACGCGCATTCACAGCAAGGTGTTTCGCGGCGACACATCCATCGACCCCGAGCGAAGCAAGCGCTACGGACTGGGCAGCACGACCGCCGCGGAAATGGTGCTGTTGCTCGGCAAGCTGCACCGGCGGGAGCTGGTGAGTCACGAGGCGAGCGAGGCCATGCTGGCCCATCTGAAAACGTGCGACGACAAGCACAAGTTCCGGCGGTTCTTGCCCGACGACGCGGTGTTGGCCTACAAGACGGGCAGTCTCGACGCCGTGCGCACGGCGGCCGGCATTCTCTACCCGTCCGGCGGCCCGGTGGCGTTGTGCGTGTTGACCGCCGAGAACGAAGACCGCCGCTGGACCCGCGACAACGCCGGCGACCTGCTCTGTGCCGAGATTGCCCGCGAGGTCTACGCCGCGTTCGACCGCCGCTGA